The following nucleotide sequence is from uncultured Fretibacterium sp..
GTTTCGAGGGAGAGTGGAGGCCGAGGTCTTCACGTCCTCGGAGGCTGCGGCGTACTTGGGAACATCGCGGCAGAACCTCTCTCAGCAGACCAAGGCCGGGCGCATCCCCTGCATTAGGGGGAAGCTGTATCTCAAGGCCGACCTTGACGAGTACAACGTTACGGTCAGGAGCGAACAGCCCAGGGGCGGCGGGAACAAAAAGCGGGGCGGTCGTGAAGACCCGCCCCGAACGTAAAGCCCGACCCTTGGGCCGTCCGTCCCGTCGCCTGATGAAGCCCCTGGTAAGGCTCCTGGTGAAGAATCTGATGAAACCCCTGGTGAAGAATCTAAGCGACCAACTCGGCGCGCTACGCTTGCCGGTTGTCTGCTTATAAGCTCGAAAACGCAAATCAGAGATTTGCTTTCTCGCTTATAAACGACCCACTCAACTCGTTACACTCGTTGGTGGTCTGCTTATGGTCGTCTACTTATTGCCGGTCGTCTGCTTATACCGTCTGAGGACGCCCAAATCCGCAGACAAAATTTTTAACGTGTGGTAAAGATAAGTTTTGCATGCTTTCCGCTGCACCTGACGGGTGCAAAATGAGAA
It contains:
- a CDS encoding helix-turn-helix domain-containing protein, whose protein sequence is MAQMKADKFRGRVEAEVFTSSEAAAYLGTSRQNLSQQTKAGRIPCIRGKLYLKADLDEYNVTVRSEQPRGGGNKKRGGREDPPRT